A stretch of DNA from Yoonia sp. G8-12:
TGCGGCCCAGCCCTCGATCCCCGGATCAGCCAGAGTTGCATCTTTGCACCAGCGCCGGCCTTCGGCCATCCGGCAGCCGCGGTTTTGCAGGTTTTGACCGTTGGACAGGCGTGCAAGACGCTCCGCACCTGTGGACGGGTCCGCGCGGAGGTTCAAACTACCGCCTGCTGTCACGACCAGATAGAAATCGGGTCCGCCCTGTAGCCCATCGGCATAGTCTTTCTGAACAATTGCCCCTTTGCCGCCACTGATGCTGATCGTAAGCGTATAGTCAGATATTTCATCCCGCCGCGCGCCGCTATGCATCATAGAGATCGCCACCGTATATTCACCGGACAAGGGCAGGGTTCCATCAAAGGCATTCAGCGCTGGCGTTGTCTGACTAACAGCCAATGCCTCATCCCCGGGGGCCGGTGCCGGGCGCGTAGAGTTTGAAATACGTGACCAGATTTGACGGGATCAGCGTGATGGCCATACGTTGGCCGGCCTCGGCCCCGATTGTGTAGCGGACGACTTCACGCCCTGTAATCGTGTCGGTGATGGATATGCCAGAGCTGCCGGCAGCAAAGCGGACGGACTTGCGCGGTCCGCGTTTCGTCTTGTGCCGCCGCGATCACCGGAGCCGACATTGCAAACACAGTGGCATCACCAGAGAGATAGCTTTGATGGCCCGTTCTCCAAAACCTGACCTGACAGCGTTCTGCGCTTACCAGTGCGGCGGCCGCTGGTCGGCGAGTGGTACTGTGCTGCCTGCGTCCAACTCGCGCCCTGCTTCGCGTTCCATCAGCATCGCCAGTCGGCGTTTTGCCACAGCCAACTCTGTTTCCTGCCGGGCGACGATATCCGACAGGTCTTCGACTGTTCGGGTCAGGTGTGCGATCTTTTCTTCGAGGTGGGTCATGCTCGTCATAGTCGTAATATAGCGTTGCGACGTTGCCGGGAAAAGGGCCGCGCTGCGGATTATGTCGGTGGTCGGTCTTTGAGTATTTCTGGCAAGATGATGACAGGGCTTTGCGCTGATCTGCGTCTGGGTGCATTGCCCCTGTCACAATGGCGGGTTAAA
This window harbors:
- a CDS encoding SH3 domain-containing protein yields the protein MAVSQTTPALNAFDGTLPLSGEYTVAISMMHSGARRDEISDYTLTISISGGKGAIVQKDYADGLQGGPDFYLVVTAGGSLNLRADPSTGAERLARLSNGQNLQNRGCRMAEGRRWCKDATLADPGIEGWAAGDFLIEGSGAETAPPRP
- a CDS encoding SlyX family protein, yielding MTSMTHLEEKIAHLTRTVEDLSDIVARQETELAVAKRRLAMLMEREAGRELDAGSTVPLADQRPPHW